One Thomasclavelia spiroformis DSM 1552 DNA window includes the following coding sequences:
- a CDS encoding cold-shock protein, whose amino-acid sequence MSTGKVKWFNQEKGFGFITNDEDGKDIFVHFSAINAEGFKTLEEGQIVEFEINETDRGPQAQNVTVK is encoded by the coding sequence ATGAGTACAGGTAAAGTAAAATGGTTTAATCAAGAAAAAGGTTTTGGATTTATTACTAATGATGAAGATGGAAAAGATATCTTTGTTCATTTTTCAGCAATTAACGCTGAGGGGTTTAAAACATTAGAAGAAGGTCAAATCGTTGAATTTGAAATCAATGAAACTGATCGTGGACCACAAGCTCAAAACGTTACTGTTAAATAG
- a CDS encoding phenylpyruvate tautomerase MIF-related protein produces the protein MPFISFTTNQKFSLRQENEIVKRTGALITILPGKKEENLMLHIEDNQILYFRGTDVPCMMIEVKLYKNIEFEAKKKFTEELVTMINNITAIEAKDIYVSFDEYPNWGKQGTLV, from the coding sequence ATGCCATTTATTTCATTTACAACTAATCAAAAATTTTCACTTAGACAAGAAAATGAAATTGTAAAAAGAACAGGAGCATTAATAACTATTTTACCTGGTAAAAAAGAAGAAAACTTAATGCTTCATATTGAAGATAATCAAATTTTATACTTCAGAGGTACAGATGTACCTTGTATGATGATTGAAGTTAAGTTATATAAAAATATAGAATTTGAAGCTAAAAAGAAATTTACTGAAGAATTAGTAACTATGATTAATAATATAACTGCTATTGAAGCAAAAGATATTTACGTTTCCTTTGATGAATATCCTAATTGGGGAAAACAGGGAACACTTGTGTAG
- a CDS encoding recombinase family protein, which yields MVLFCLYDLSRLSRDVSDTNWMLALAKKYNVTALSVYDELRYNTAGDRMGTNIKASYNMYERERIVERTNDGLRHICFDQKRYPCGGKARFGYYRGIDKQIYIHEEHSKLFIKAVEMAKKRYRIDKIRDYLNTHQNERIFTVETVKEMLRDEKYAGIFIYKDMVHYDIVPPIVKLEDLKEASKLITKKN from the coding sequence ATAGTTTTATTTTGTTTATATGATCTGTCCAGATTAAGTAGAGATGTTTCAGATACTAACTGGATGCTGGCTTTAGCAAAAAAATATAATGTAACAGCTCTATCTGTTTATGATGAACTTAGATATAATACCGCGGGTGATCGAATGGGTACTAATATCAAAGCTTCATATAATATGTACGAACGCGAAAGAATTGTAGAAAGAACTAATGATGGTCTTCGACATATATGTTTTGATCAAAAACGATATCCTTGTGGTGGCAAGGCTAGATTTGGCTATTATAGAGGAATAGACAAACAAATTTATATACATGAAGAACATTCCAAACTGTTCATAAAAGCTGTTGAAATGGCAAAAAAACGTTACAGAATTGATAAAATAAGAGATTACTTAAATACTCATCAAAATGAACGTATATTTACAGTTGAAACAGTAAAAGAAATGCTACGCGATGAAAAATACGCAGGCATTTTTATTTACAAAGATATGGTACATTACGATATAGTTCCACCTATTGTAAAACTCGAAGATTTAAAAGAAGCATCTAAACTTATTACCAAAAAAAATTAA
- a CDS encoding recombinase family protein gives MKAVYINTNINNINPFLRDLDEQKKEMEKFLLKNKISYDNITEFAEENNSEQFTRRKKVNDMLNFFSNEEIKELYILDLKVIDSDQIYALMIVNQLKQQGINIFIKNAYKIAGYVRVSTEKQTKKGVSIDTQK, from the coding sequence ATGAAAGCAGTTTATATCAATACTAATATTAATAACATTAATCCATTTTTACGTGATCTAGATGAGCAAAAAAAAGAAATGGAAAAATTTTTATTAAAAAACAAAATTAGCTATGATAACATTACCGAGTTTGCTGAAGAAAATAATTCAGAACAGTTTACACGCAGAAAAAAAGTAAACGATATGCTTAATTTTTTCAGTAATGAAGAAATAAAAGAACTGTATATACTGGATTTAAAAGTAATCGATAGCGATCAGATCTATGCACTAATGATTGTAAACCAACTAAAACAACAGGGTATAAATATCTTCATTAAAAATGCATATAAAATAGCCGGATATGTAAGGGTATCAACTGAAAAACAGACAAAAAAAGGTGTAAGTATCGACACCCAAAAATAA
- a CDS encoding helix-turn-helix domain-containing protein, with product MDIGSQIKKFREQQNISQEELALKIFVSRQTISNWETNKSCPDVKSLITLSNIFNVSLDDFIRGDIKEMREIIEKSTIKKFNVISVVFLIELIVIAVSAYPLFSIKGNIGIVIWLCLFAITLYTASKIEKFKKSYDIQTYKEILAFIDGKQLTHDETQQEIGKRNYQKIIFAFIAGVALIICFVVIFICQHLIN from the coding sequence ATGGATATTGGATCACAAATCAAGAAATTTAGGGAACAACAAAATATTTCTCAAGAAGAGCTGGCTCTTAAAATATTTGTTTCAAGACAAACAATTTCTAACTGGGAAACAAATAAAAGTTGTCCAGATGTTAAAAGTTTAATTACTTTATCTAATATCTTCAATGTGTCTTTAGATGATTTTATAAGAGGAGATATAAAGGAGATGAGGGAGATTATAGAAAAATCAACAATTAAAAAGTTTAATGTGATAAGTGTAGTTTTCTTAATTGAATTGATAGTTATAGCCGTGAGTGCCTATCCTTTATTTAGTATTAAGGGAAATATAGGAATTGTTATCTGGTTATGCTTGTTTGCAATAACGCTATATACGGCAAGTAAGATTGAAAAATTCAAAAAGAGCTATGACATTCAAACTTATAAAGAAATTCTGGCATTTATTGACGGAAAACAATTAACACATGATGAAACACAACAAGAAATAGGAAAAAGAAATTATCAAAAAATCATATTTGCATTCATTGCAGGTGTAGCACTTATTATATGTTTTGTTGTAATTTTTATTTGTCAGCATTTAATAAATTAA
- a CDS encoding HipA family kinase produces MKCYLMNQNKKITYMEYDEDSNTISHIYEIINIDYSPLSLYNAYKDKSKNLKKELNNWFRGRGIPSWRKDIERLLERLNISSTNEILNKAYALSLSDQYWIKPENENINWEDINFFNNDFKYKGYLMVSLSSSQNIKPEIYSPNNTTDGMLQKAWVIEGKNRILVKSTYTASRQEPINEWLASAICERLGFEHCHYDIDIIDNKIVSKCINFIKDDEEIITAIDVYKSKKKENHISDFEHYIQILEEHNVPNARQEIENMFFLDSLILNKDRHMKNYGIIRNVKTLEWSKVVPIFDNGQSMQCEKLTYEIDFTNDYGKFFSNVNKSFNDYLNYIQDPSRFNLNKLDGIVIEFKEKLKKYQMYTDMNSERIDKLSIEFEKRIEQMSIMIDNIIKKRNLHKSSEFVEINTDIDEMEI; encoded by the coding sequence ATGAAATGTTATTTAATGAATCAAAATAAAAAAATAACTTACATGGAATATGATGAAGACAGTAATACTATCTCCCATATCTATGAAATTATTAATATTGATTATTCCCCTTTATCTTTATATAACGCTTATAAAGATAAATCTAAAAATTTGAAAAAAGAACTAAACAATTGGTTTAGGGGAAGGGGCATTCCTTCTTGGAGAAAAGATATAGAAAGACTATTGGAACGTCTAAATATTTCTTCAACTAATGAAATATTAAATAAAGCTTATGCTCTATCATTAAGCGACCAATACTGGATAAAACCTGAAAATGAAAATATTAATTGGGAAGATATAAACTTCTTCAATAATGATTTTAAATACAAAGGATATTTAATGGTATCTTTAAGTTCATCTCAAAATATTAAACCAGAGATATATTCTCCAAATAATACAACAGATGGTATGCTCCAAAAGGCATGGGTAATAGAAGGTAAAAATAGAATACTAGTTAAAAGTACTTACACTGCAAGTAGACAAGAGCCAATTAATGAATGGCTTGCATCTGCCATATGTGAAAGATTAGGATTTGAACATTGTCATTACGATATCGATATTATCGATAATAAAATAGTGTCCAAGTGCATTAACTTTATAAAAGATGATGAAGAGATAATAACTGCCATTGATGTTTACAAGTCAAAAAAGAAAGAAAACCATATTAGTGACTTTGAGCATTACATTCAAATATTAGAAGAACATAATGTTCCTAATGCAAGGCAAGAAATTGAAAATATGTTTTTTCTTGATAGCTTAATTTTAAATAAAGATAGACATATGAAAAATTATGGAATAATCAGAAACGTAAAGACGTTAGAATGGTCTAAAGTAGTACCGATTTTTGATAATGGACAATCGATGCAATGCGAAAAATTAACATATGAAATTGACTTTACTAATGACTATGGTAAATTTTTTTCAAATGTAAATAAAAGCTTTAATGATTATCTCAATTATATACAAGATCCTTCTAGATTTAATTTAAATAAACTAGATGGTATTGTTATTGAGTTCAAAGAAAAATTAAAAAAATATCAAATGTATACAGATATGAATTCCGAACGAATAGATAAATTGTCAATTGAATTTGAAAAAAGAATAGAACAAATGAGTATAATGATTGATAACATAATCAAGAAAAGAAACTTACATAAGTCTAGTGAATTTGTAGAAATAAATACAGATATTGATGAAATGGAAATTTAA
- a CDS encoding nucleotidyltransferase family protein: protein MGYINEQYYILSLAKAIVLQDEIPIDKSVNWKVIYNLCKYHKIDNLIAYGIDYLKQEIDIPKQIIEAFDCARKQGIMRQTIQDHELKEIEEKFEQLKVSNVALKGSFLKQYYPSKDMRLLTDLDILFKSEEKEKMHQGLKELGYYLKYPGSHHDVYVKQPLTVVEMHYSCYSNSYLNQHFNNLFSRVVNKSNKKYCFEMSLEDYYLFMIGHMAKHFVYGGIGIRSIIDLIVFNANFKDECDWKFVDEQLNHAGLLCFRNLLQKLIDGYRDDELLNCIFKSGAFGTSINSLNLAIVKDGESEIKILKNRLYLMLSMSYHLAFPKIDFMKEKYPYLRKYSFLLPFAYFQRGFSKFLNNRQEFLNIIKKPFTPKKKGIKETAKIYKRAGLKRENFHG, encoded by the coding sequence ATGGGATATATTAATGAACAATATTATATTTTATCTTTAGCTAAGGCAATTGTTCTTCAAGATGAAATTCCTATTGATAAGTCGGTTAATTGGAAAGTAATTTATAATTTATGTAAATATCATAAAATTGATAATTTAATTGCTTATGGTATTGATTATTTAAAACAAGAAATAGACATACCAAAACAAATTATTGAAGCTTTTGATTGTGCTAGAAAACAGGGAATAATGAGACAAACAATTCAGGATCATGAATTAAAGGAAATTGAAGAGAAATTTGAGCAATTAAAAGTTAGTAATGTTGCTTTAAAAGGAAGTTTTTTAAAACAATATTATCCATCCAAAGATATGCGGTTATTAACTGATTTGGATATATTGTTCAAAAGCGAAGAAAAAGAAAAAATGCATCAAGGGTTAAAAGAATTAGGATATTATTTAAAATATCCAGGATCTCATCATGATGTTTATGTAAAGCAACCACTAACTGTTGTTGAAATGCATTACAGTTGTTATAGTAATAGTTATTTAAATCAACATTTTAATAATTTATTTTCACGGGTAGTAAATAAATCTAACAAGAAATATTGTTTTGAAATGTCTTTGGAAGATTATTATTTGTTTATGATTGGGCACATGGCTAAACATTTTGTTTATGGAGGTATTGGTATAAGAAGTATAATTGATTTAATTGTTTTTAATGCAAATTTTAAAGACGAGTGTGATTGGAAATTTGTAGATGAACAATTGAATCATGCGGGTTTATTGTGTTTTAGAAATTTGTTGCAAAAATTAATTGATGGGTATCGTGATGATGAATTGTTGAATTGTATTTTTAAAAGTGGTGCCTTTGGTACTAGTATTAATAGTTTAAATTTGGCTATTGTTAAAGATGGTGAAAGTGAAATTAAAATTTTAAAAAATAGATTATATTTAATGTTATCGATGAGTTATCATTTGGCATTTCCAAAAATTGATTTTATGAAAGAGAAATATCCTTATTTAAGAAAATATTCATTTTTGTTACCATTTGCTTATTTTCAAAGAGGATTTAGTAAATTTTTAAATAATCGACAAGAATTTTTAAATATTATAAAAAAACCTTTTACGCCTAAAAAGAAAGGGATTAAAGAAACAGCTAAAATATATAAAAGAGCTGGATTAAAAAGGGAGAATTTTCATGGCTAA
- a CDS encoding PqqD family protein, with protein MKIKEGFLVRKVAEDFVAVPVNSIENNFYGMVQLNKTGAFIFEMLQVEHTKEEVIAAMQDKYDLSAEQANLYFDDFIEILKDNDLLI; from the coding sequence ATGAAGATTAAAGAGGGTTTCTTAGTAAGAAAAGTAGCTGAAGATTTTGTGGCAGTTCCGGTCAATAGTATAGAAAATAATTTTTATGGAATGGTTCAATTGAATAAAACCGGAGCATTTATTTTTGAAATGCTACAAGTTGAACATACAAAAGAAGAAGTAATAGCAGCAATGCAAGATAAGTATGATTTATCAGCTGAACAAGCTAATTTATATTTTGATGATTTTATTGAAATCCTAAAAGATAATGATTTGTTAATTTAA
- a CDS encoding S24/S26 family peptidase, which produces MEEILLEKNKLINAPVGVSMLPLLRPNRDVVILENNLKPEIYDVVLYKRDNGKYILHRIIDVDSNGYVMCGDNQFIKELGIKKEQILAVMTGFYRDKKYYESSNRYYQWYVKVWCYSLKLRRVFIVILKIYRKIRQFIYVSRK; this is translated from the coding sequence ATGGAAGAAATATTATTAGAAAAAAATAAGTTGATTAATGCGCCAGTTGGAGTAAGTATGCTACCATTATTACGCCCCAATCGAGATGTTGTTATATTAGAAAATAACTTGAAGCCTGAAATATATGATGTAGTATTATATAAAAGGGATAATGGTAAGTATATTTTGCATAGAATCATAGACGTTGATAGCAATGGTTATGTGATGTGTGGTGATAATCAATTTATAAAAGAACTTGGAATAAAAAAAGAACAAATTTTAGCTGTGATGACAGGGTTTTATAGGGATAAAAAATATTATGAGAGCTCAAATAGATATTATCAATGGTATGTTAAAGTATGGTGTTATTCATTGAAACTTAGAAGGGTATTTATAGTTATATTGAAAATTTATAGAAAGATTAGGCAATTTATTTATGTTTCGAGAAAGTGA
- a CDS encoding ABC transporter ATP-binding protein produces MLLSFNSMLISLCFILIALLSKQILDLATGDRSGSIVLMSLYLIMVILFQALCNIVSSNCRICAQVKIENRLKENMLLKLLSKQYEEILEFHTGELMNRFTSDIEFVVAGLISFIPQVISLFTKIIAGLGVLFYMDKNLTLGILLAGLLVIVLGRIYSLKFRYLHKQIQHTGGIVRSFMQECLDNVIVVKSYNNEDLIKEQLVLKQEQYFRAKVKQNTISNLASTGIYIIMSTGYYVTLSYGALQISKGVLTFGTLMAFLQILNQIKGPFRNVSGLLPQYESMIASAQRLREIENLKNEDRQHSNVIIDEFYEKFESIDFINCSFAYKDKVVFEKINIRIKQGAVMAIVGESGQGKTTLFHLLLGLYQVNSGDIYWRLKDKKIKLDASTRSLFAYVPQGNLILSGTIKDNIMFGNPRATEAQLKEVIRISCLDSVLEKLKCGIETELKEHGSGLSQGQNQRIAIARALLSEAPILLLDECTSSLDAETEYRLLKNLREYHKKTVLCISHRQAAIMACDGVLKIEPRKITLDYNE; encoded by the coding sequence ATTTTACTTTCTTTTAATAGTATGCTTATTTCGCTTTGTTTTATTTTAATTGCCTTATTGTCTAAACAAATATTAGATTTGGCTACTGGCGATAGAAGTGGTTCGATTGTTTTAATGAGTTTATATTTGATAATGGTAATATTGTTTCAAGCATTATGTAATATTGTTTCGAGTAATTGTAGGATTTGTGCTCAAGTGAAAATTGAAAATAGATTAAAAGAGAATATGCTATTAAAATTATTATCTAAGCAGTATGAAGAGATTTTGGAATTTCATACAGGAGAATTAATGAATCGTTTTACTAGTGATATTGAGTTTGTTGTAGCAGGCTTAATATCATTTATTCCACAAGTTATTTCTTTATTTACTAAAATTATTGCAGGTTTAGGCGTACTATTTTATATGGATAAAAATTTAACTTTAGGAATTTTATTAGCGGGTCTATTAGTAATTGTTTTAGGAAGAATTTATAGTCTTAAATTTAGATATTTACACAAACAGATTCAACATACAGGAGGAATTGTCCGTTCTTTTATGCAGGAATGTTTAGATAATGTTATTGTTGTAAAATCATATAATAATGAAGATTTGATAAAAGAGCAGTTGGTATTAAAACAGGAACAATATTTTCGTGCAAAAGTTAAACAAAATACAATCAGTAACTTAGCTTCAACGGGTATTTATATTATAATGTCAACTGGTTATTATGTGACATTAAGTTATGGAGCATTACAAATCTCTAAGGGGGTATTAACATTTGGGACGTTGATGGCATTTCTTCAAATTTTGAACCAAATAAAAGGTCCGTTTCGAAATGTTTCAGGTTTATTACCCCAATATGAAAGTATGATTGCATCAGCACAAAGATTGAGAGAAATTGAAAATCTTAAAAATGAAGATAGACAGCATTCAAATGTTATAATTGATGAGTTTTATGAAAAATTTGAAAGTATTGATTTTATTAATTGTTCATTTGCTTATAAAGATAAAGTTGTTTTTGAAAAAATAAATATAAGAATTAAACAAGGAGCAGTGATGGCAATCGTAGGTGAATCTGGACAAGGAAAAACTACATTGTTTCATTTGTTATTGGGTTTATATCAAGTTAATAGTGGGGATATTTATTGGCGATTAAAAGATAAAAAAATTAAATTAGATGCTAGTACGCGTTCTCTTTTTGCATATGTACCCCAAGGAAATTTAATTTTATCAGGAACTATTAAAGATAATATTATGTTTGGAAATCCAAGAGCTACTGAAGCTCAGTTAAAAGAAGTTATTAGAATTAGCTGTTTAGATAGTGTTTTAGAGAAATTAAAATGTGGCATTGAAACTGAATTAAAGGAACATGGTAGTGGATTATCCCAAGGACAAAATCAACGAATAGCAATCGCTAGAGCCTTATTAAGTGAAGCACCAATTTTATTGTTAGATGAGTGTACATCATCCTTAGATGCTGAAACAGAATATCGTTTATTAAAAAATTTAAGAGAATATCATAAAAAAACGGTACTTTGCATTTCACACCGTCAAGCAGCTATAATGGCGTGTGATGGGGTGCTTAAAATTGAACCAAGAAAGATAACTTTGGACTATAATGAATAA
- a CDS encoding YdcF family protein, producing the protein MKPNNKIFDYILITLAISSISYFILLILNSRFITSYILYLIFACICILYSYYELKNKTSILSKLPKIINYIIKGIICISIILFIIIERLIINEANNSYCKQTDFVIVLGAKLNGAVPSTSLKYRLDATLEYYQQFPETTIIVSGGQGNGENISEAKAMKQYLIDKGINNNSIIEENKSTYAKENIIYSKKIMDSLKKEKYTVTIITNNFHCYRSKLLANKSNLTAYTYSAKQQKVLIPHYYIREFFGCLKDIIFS; encoded by the coding sequence ATGAAACCTAATAATAAAATTTTTGATTATATTTTAATAACATTAGCTATATCTTCAATAAGCTATTTTATCTTACTAATATTAAACTCACGATTTATCACTAGTTATATTTTATATTTAATATTTGCATGTATTTGTATTTTATATAGTTACTATGAATTAAAAAACAAAACAAGTATCTTATCAAAGTTACCTAAAATAATAAATTATATAATTAAAGGTATAATATGTATATCTATAATATTATTCATCATAATTGAAAGACTAATTATTAATGAGGCAAATAATTCTTATTGTAAACAAACAGATTTTGTAATTGTTTTAGGAGCAAAATTAAATGGTGCAGTTCCCTCTACATCATTAAAATACCGACTTGATGCAACATTAGAATATTATCAACAATTTCCTGAAACAACAATTATAGTAAGTGGTGGTCAAGGTAATGGCGAAAACATTAGCGAAGCTAAAGCAATGAAACAATATTTAATTGATAAAGGCATAAATAACAACTCAATTATTGAAGAAAATAAAAGTACATATGCAAAAGAAAATATTATTTATAGTAAAAAAATTATGGATTCATTAAAAAAAGAAAAATACACTGTTACCATTATCACAAACAACTTCCATTGTTATCGAAGTAAATTACTAGCAAATAAAAGCAATTTAACTGCTTATACATATAGTGCCAAACAACAAAAAGTATTAATTCCTCATTATTATATAAGAGAATTTTTTGGATGTTTAAAAGATATAATATTCTCGTAA